CCATTTAAATATAATTAGGATAGAAATTATGCTTCCTAAAAGAATAATTGATCCAAATATTATTATAAAACTCATAATGAACTCCTTTTGTTAGTCCTATTCTAAATATTACACATTTTTAACACAAATGCAAATCTAAATATTAATTTTCATACAATCTGGAGCTACTTTTACCTATTAATAGTTAGCAACTTAGTTTAATTTAAGCTCGCAATATAAGTCGATATCGTCCTAAAAAATTTGCACATTGATAACTGGATAGTGCGGTATACAGTATAAACTTGACTAATTCATATTCCTAATATAGTATTACTTGTAATTAATTGGCTAGATTTAAAATTCATAAGTTGTGCTACTGAATAATTAAAAAAGGTGGTTTATAATGAAAAAAATCGAAGACTATTTTAATGAAGAAGCTTCAAATCATGATGATATATTTGTTCGGGAAATAGGTCTGACAGAGTTTTATGATGAGTTAGAACGACATATAGAAAAGTGTACTAGGAAAAGTAGTATTTTAGTATTAGGATGTGGAACAGGATTAGAAATAGAACGAATAAAAAATAATGCAAAAGTAACAGCCATTGATGTTGCAGAAAAAATGCTAGATGAGTTAAGAAAAAAGCAGTTACATAAGGACTTGATTTTAACAACAGTATGTGGGTCGTTACTTGAACTAGATTATGGCATTCAAACTTATGATTTAGTTTTAAGCTGTTATGTAATGCACCATTTTAAAGAGGAACAGAAAATTAGTATCTATTCGAAAATATATGGCTGCCTTACTGAAGGTGGAACATTTATAAATGGGGACATAATGGAAAAAAATTATGTAGATGAACAAATAAGATTAAAAGATGCTGAACAAGTATATTCTGAAAGAGAGCTTCCATTTGCAAGTTTACATATAGATGTTCCTTTTTGTATTGAGCATGAAATGGATGTATTAAAGAAGGCAGGTTTTTTTGATATTGTGTTAGAAAAAGAATGGAATACTACAAAACTATATCGAGCTACTAAGAAATGAAGTGCTGTTTTTTGCGTCTTTACTTAATTCTCAATATAGAGGGATAGCGTAGTAAGAAAGTTGAACATTGACAACTGGATAGTGCGGTAATAACATATAAATGGCTGTATCTAGGAGAAAATATGAAAAGAATAAAGTGTCCTTGTTGCGGTTATTATACAATTGAGAGTGAAGATGAAGTAATTGCAGATATTTGCGGAGTTTGTTTCTGGCAATATGATTGGATTGCTCAAAAATACCCGGATAAGATTATCGGACCCAATAAAATATCTCTAAATGAAGCGACTAAAAACTATAAACAACACAATATATCAGATTTGAGGTTTAAGAATGAGAAATATACTAGAAATCCTTTGCCAGAAGAATTGCCACAGAATAACGAATAAATAGAATTTGAAATGTTTATGTTTTGTAGGCTTATTTTACCGCACATTCAGTTAAAAGAATGTGCTTTTATTTTGCACAAAATAAGTCTATTGCGAACTTAGTAAGGGTATTTTTTTAGTGGAATTAAAAAGATAAAAGCTAATATAAGGACTACACATGAACTTATTAATAAAAAAGCGTTCTGCCAAGGAGAATATTGTAATACTGCTACCCATAGTAAATAGAAAAGTAGGGTTAATATAATAGGTGAGGTTACTTTGTTTTTGCAATATTTACATTTACACTCGAATAAAATTTACTGAAGAGAGACAGACATAACTTCTGAGCAATACTGATACCTTTCTTTTGGCAATGGAGACATGTGAACATATGACCTCCTAGTTATTCTAACTTAATATGTATTATTAATAGCATGGAAAGGTTTACAAGTAAATTAAAGGTCTCAAAATGAATAAAATGTTCCTCATGTTGAGGATATAAGTCGATTTCGTCCTAAAAAAGTTGTGCATTGATAATTGAATAGTGCATTAAGGATTAAAAGGTTGACATAGAAACATGCCAGATGTAGTATTATCTGTAAATGAATGCTTTTGATTGGTATTGTTGTAAACTTAGAAGTAAGGTTATTATATTTTATTCAGAAAAAACCGTTATAAAATCTGCGAAAAATAACGGGTAAACTAGAAGAAAAATCCTTATAATTGTACTTGAGGGGGTGAAGCTATGGATTGGGTAAATAGAATGAATAGGGTAATTGACTATGTGGAAAATCATTTGAGCAATGAGATTAACGAAAAAGAAATAAGTAAAATTACGGCTTGTTCTTTTTCTTTGTTTCAAGGATCGTTTGCACAGATAACGGGTATATCATTATCTGAGTATGTCCGCCGACGTAAGCTCACTTGTGCCGCTTATGATTTGCAGAATACTAATGAAAAGGTTATTGATATTGCTTTGAAATACGGTTATCAATCGTCGGATGCATTTTGTGTAGCTTTTAAGCGTTTACATGGAGTTACGCCGACATCTGCCAAAAAAGACAGCGTTAAACTAACATTTTATTGTCGTCTAAGCTTCACCTTAACAATTAAAGGAGTTGATAAAATGGATTATACAATTATTGAAAAAGCACCGTTTAATGTCATCGGAGTAAGACGTACGACCCCTTATGGTGGCGGTACATGGGCCGTGGTAAAAAGTGATGGTAGCAGCGAGTCAATAAAGAAAATGACCGGTCGTATTTACGATTTAGGGCTATGTTTCGGTTTTAGTGAGGATGGTAGTAATGACTACATGTGTGGCATTGAATGGGAAGATAAACCCATTGATGGTCTTGATATTTTTAATTATCCAGCGGCAACTTGGCTGAGATTTGAAGCAAAGGGCAATATTTCATGTCAAATTCTGGGAAGTGTATGGCAAAGAATCAATCATGAGTTTCTACCGCAAAGCAAATATAAAAAATCTGGTCTTCCTACAATAGAAAAATTTATCTTGTGGGATGAAGCAGCAAATATATGCAATGTTGAAATCTGGATACCTGTTGCGCTTAAATGAAACCCACCAAATGAGCGAAGTATGACTGATTATATACCGAGAACCATTCTAAAGCAATATAGCATCTGTAAGGATACTTGAAAAAGTAGGGATGATGGAAATATCATGAAGGTAAAGCTACGCTGATGAGATTCAACGTGTATGGAGCAGGGATATTCCGAATAGTATTTTTGTCGTTGTAGATTTACATAAAAATTGCTATAATATGGGCTGGAGAATTGTATTCATGGAAATTCTTTGAGTTATAATATCAGTTAATTGATATACAATTTACTTTATAGTTTCCATATGAGCCAATTGTTTGGTAGCCTATATCAATTCCTATGGGGTGTTGAAATGAAAAAATACGATATTGATATTAAATCGATTTTATCAAAGGGTCATGTTGTTACAGATGTAAAAAGTGAAATGCTGTACATAACAACAACGAGAAGGTTATCTACAAATTTTGAAAAAGAAAACATGGCTTTAGATTCTTATGTATACATTCCCGGAACTTTTAAGTTGCCCCTACGCATTGACATATCTGTCAAAATTGATTCTCCAGGATTATACTTGCTTTTAGGTAATGGACATATAAATTTTGGAACACCTTGGTCAGATAACAGGCGGATTGACGATATAGTTGCTCCAAATTGTAAACCTAGATTTTTTTATAACCATATTCCTATGAATGAATTTGTTGATATATCTGTAATTTATGGTCTAGACGCAATGCAAATATTGGTGAACGGTGAAGAACGGTTTTATTCAGAAAAAGAAAAATATATGAAGTCCAAACTATTGAAAGAGTTGAATAGTATAGGCTTTACGCTAAGAATATCTTGTACCAAACGTACAAATTTATTAGTTAAATCTTTAAGTATTACGGAATATGATGAAGCCCCTCCAATAGTACGCTCAAATTCCGACTTGCCAAAACCCTTGACAAGTAATGAGGCTGTAGAGGTAGGACAGAAACCGAAGTTTGAAAGTTGCATTTCTTTACTACCAAACGAAATACGTAATGAAATAATAAAAATGGACAGCTTTTTACGCTCATTAAGGCCATTTAAATTCAAAAGGCAAATAGAAAAGTATGGTAATAAGATAACATATTTGGCATCAGACTATGGATTTTCATATGCTTTGTATCCAAGTAACGATGTTATGCATCATTCGTTATGTTGGTATATAATAACAAACAGTAAACCTGAGTTCTGGCACAGAAAAGCTGACATGATGGAAGAGACCTTAAAAAAACTTGATGAAACTTCACCTGAATTTGCAGAGCGAATGTTTTCAAACTTAACTGAATGTATAGCTTGCCGTCCATGCTCAGTTAAAACATTATACGAGTTCAATGGTAAAAAGAAATTAGTATGTCACGGAATAATGGAATTTAAAATGTGTGTTTCAGATTTTGAGGGTGTACGAACTTTTATTAATACTGTAAATGACCTTGCATCAATAAAATAAACAGCAAGATTCCCTTATTTACTTTGATTCTCTCACGATTGAAAAGAAATAAGCTATTTTTATAATGGAGTATACTTTATGAAGGTGCTTTTAATATCAATGGATTTGGCAGTATAGGCTTGAACATCAAAGATAAGGAGAAAATAAGTAAGGTTATAAAATATTTCGACTTAATAAAGTATTACAAAAATGAAAAACATGAAATTCATAATGAAACACCGGATACTAGTGTAACTTTACTTGGCAGAGATGAAAAGACCATAGATAAAATTGAGTTTTATGGAGATTTGGCAGAATATAAGGGTGAGCAATATAAATTAATAATACATGATGCACATAAATTCTATGAGGGTATTGAAAGTTTATGTACTAGAAACTAACAGCCAGCGTCTTTCGGCGCTGGCTGTTAATAAGCTCTATTATGATTCCTTAAACTTTGTAGTCTTATCGAATTCAGGATTAAAGGCGTAATAATTTTTGGCATTTAAATTATCCTGTACTGTCCTTAATGTTTCACCGAACCTCTGGAAGTGAACTATTTCTCTTGCACGGAGGAATTTTATAGGTTCTTTAACATCCGGATCATCTGCCAACCTAAGTATATTATCATAAGTCGTTCTTGCTTTTTGCTCTGCTGCAAGGTCTTCCGTTAAATCTGTAATTGGATCGCCTTTTGATTGGAAGTATGTTGCTGTAAAAGGCATACCCGAAGCAGCAATAGGGTATATTGCTGTTGTATGATCAACAAAATAGGTATCAAAACCACTCTTTTTAATTTCTTCAATACTTAGACCTCTAGTTAGTT
This region of Clostridium sp. BNL1100 genomic DNA includes:
- a CDS encoding class I SAM-dependent methyltransferase; its protein translation is MKKIEDYFNEEASNHDDIFVREIGLTEFYDELERHIEKCTRKSSILVLGCGTGLEIERIKNNAKVTAIDVAEKMLDELRKKQLHKDLILTTVCGSLLELDYGIQTYDLVLSCYVMHHFKEEQKISIYSKIYGCLTEGGTFINGDIMEKNYVDEQIRLKDAEQVYSERELPFASLHIDVPFCIEHEMDVLKKAGFFDIVLEKEWNTTKLYRATKK
- a CDS encoding CPCC family cysteine-rich protein, translating into MKRIKCPCCGYYTIESEDEVIADICGVCFWQYDWIAQKYPDKIIGPNKISLNEATKNYKQHNISDLRFKNEKYTRNPLPEELPQNNE
- a CDS encoding helix-turn-helix domain-containing protein produces the protein MDWVNRMNRVIDYVENHLSNEINEKEISKITACSFSLFQGSFAQITGISLSEYVRRRKLTCAAYDLQNTNEKVIDIALKYGYQSSDAFCVAFKRLHGVTPTSAKKDSVKLTFYCRLSFTLTIKGVDKMDYTIIEKAPFNVIGVRRTTPYGGGTWAVVKSDGSSESIKKMTGRIYDLGLCFGFSEDGSNDYMCGIEWEDKPIDGLDIFNYPAATWLRFEAKGNISCQILGSVWQRINHEFLPQSKYKKSGLPTIEKFILWDEAANICNVEIWIPVALK